From the genome of Pseudomonadota bacterium, one region includes:
- a CDS encoding biopolymer transporter ExbD: protein MRSYRRMRNRAEVTTDLNVTAFMNLMVVLVPFLLIMAVFSRITIHELNLPGAGGEEQAEKPRLQLEVIVRADRLILGDRASGELVTLSRKEEGHDLKQLSEWLQRVKVKFPDEVGASILAEPAIQYDDLIQVMDTVRAYEVQENGERIKAELFPEIALGDAPIVAKKKGS from the coding sequence ATGCGCAGCTACCGGCGCATGCGCAACCGTGCCGAGGTCACGACCGACCTCAATGTCACGGCGTTCATGAACCTGATGGTCGTGCTGGTGCCCTTTTTGCTCATCATGGCGGTGTTCTCGCGTATCACCATCCACGAGCTCAATCTCCCTGGCGCCGGAGGCGAGGAGCAGGCGGAAAAGCCACGGTTGCAGCTGGAGGTCATCGTGCGCGCCGATCGCCTCATCCTCGGCGATCGAGCCAGCGGTGAACTGGTGACCTTGTCAAGAAAAGAGGAGGGACATGATTTGAAACAGCTCTCCGAATGGCTGCAACGCGTCAAGGTGAAATTTCCCGATGAAGTGGGCGCCAGCATCCTGGCCGAGCCTGCGATTCAGTACGACGACCTGATACAGGTGATGGACACCGTGCGTGCCTACGAAGTGCAGGAGAATGGCGAACGCATCAAAGCGGAACTCTTCCCTGAGATCGCCCTGGGCGATGCGCCCATCGTAGCGAAGAAAAAAGGGAGTTAG
- a CDS encoding biopolymer transporter ExbD, with protein sequence MAMKLSRRAQRMQRHHRRRKFGGGLNLVALMDIFTILVFFLLVNSSDVQEMPGSRAVKLPESDIEAKVRQTITVLVTREEILVQGESVLPISAAVGSKETILVALREALERHARNRLVQIEDGAADKGEITILGDRTTSFEVLKKVMATCTEAGYGTVSLAVQQRGVKES encoded by the coding sequence GTGGCGATGAAACTGTCACGACGCGCGCAGCGCATGCAACGCCACCACCGGCGCCGCAAGTTCGGCGGTGGATTGAATCTCGTGGCGCTGATGGACATTTTCACCATCCTGGTCTTTTTCCTGCTGGTCAACTCGTCCGATGTGCAGGAGATGCCCGGCAGTCGCGCGGTGAAACTGCCGGAGTCCGATATCGAGGCCAAGGTACGTCAGACGATCACCGTGCTGGTCACCAGGGAGGAAATTCTGGTGCAAGGCGAATCCGTACTTCCTATCAGCGCTGCCGTGGGCTCCAAAGAGACCATCCTGGTTGCGCTGCGCGAAGCTCTGGAACGCCACGCCCGCAACCGGTTGGTACAGATCGAAGATGGAGCGGCGGACAAGGGTGAGATCACGATACTTGGCGACCGGACGACCTCTTTCGAGGTACTGAAAAAGGTGATGGCGACCTGTACCGAAGCGGGTTATGGCACTGTCTCTCTCGCCGTACAGCAGCGCGGCGTAAAGGAGAGCTGA
- a CDS encoding MotA/TolQ/ExbB proton channel family protein, with product MTIYNNIVSFFQSGGTFMYPIVVVLALGMAIAVERYLFLSYAALRNRKAWNDLMPLLSSGKFREAQGIIEQSGAAISKILSYGLASLIKARRRDDVQMAMEEGLMEVIPRMEKRTHYLATLANIATLLGLLGTIIGLIQAFTAVANANPAEKADMLSASISVAMNTTAFGLMVGIPLLLVHAVLQTKSTQLIDNMEMATVKVVNLIGDRSQASA from the coding sequence ATGACGATCTACAACAACATTGTTTCCTTTTTCCAGTCTGGCGGCACCTTCATGTATCCGATCGTGGTGGTACTGGCACTGGGTATGGCCATTGCGGTCGAGCGCTATCTCTTTCTCTCGTACGCCGCGCTGAGAAACCGCAAGGCGTGGAATGACCTGATGCCACTGCTGAGTTCGGGAAAGTTCCGAGAAGCCCAGGGGATTATCGAGCAATCGGGGGCCGCTATCAGCAAGATACTCAGCTACGGGCTGGCGAGTCTGATAAAAGCGCGCCGCCGCGATGATGTGCAGATGGCGATGGAAGAGGGACTGATGGAGGTGATTCCACGGATGGAGAAACGCACCCACTATCTTGCAACGCTGGCCAACATCGCCACCTTGCTCGGTTTGTTGGGCACCATCATCGGTCTCATCCAGGCCTTTACCGCGGTGGCCAACGCCAATCCGGCGGAGAAGGCGGATATGCTCTCGGCGAGTATCTCGGTGGCGATGAACACCACCGCCTTCGGTTTGATGGTCGGTATTCCGCTGCTCCTGGTGCATGCCGTGCTGCAAACCAAGAGCACGCAGTTGATCGACAACATGGAGATGGCCACGGTAAAGGTGGTCAATCTCATCGGTGACCGTTCGCAGGCGAGTGCGTAA
- a CDS encoding AraC family transcriptional regulator, with protein sequence MAQSPARAAETASADADLDQAVQALKEELLELNRDLFILEEELLAPSDTQVMVFVSVDVGSFFSLDSVQVKIDDKVVANYLYTPREIEALQRGGVHRIHLGNLKSGEHELTAFFVGKGPRDRDYRRGATVRFAKSLGPKYLELQIVDLENKQQPDFRIKEWE encoded by the coding sequence CTGGCGCAGAGTCCGGCGCGGGCGGCGGAAACCGCTTCAGCCGATGCCGATCTCGATCAGGCGGTGCAGGCGCTCAAGGAGGAGTTGCTGGAGCTCAATCGCGATCTGTTCATTCTTGAAGAGGAGCTGTTGGCCCCCAGCGATACGCAAGTGATGGTTTTCGTTTCTGTGGACGTCGGTAGTTTCTTCAGTCTCGATTCGGTGCAGGTCAAGATTGATGACAAGGTGGTGGCGAATTATCTTTACACGCCGCGTGAAATAGAAGCGCTGCAACGTGGTGGAGTGCATCGTATCCACCTCGGCAATCTGAAGAGCGGTGAGCATGAACTGACCGCCTTCTTTGTCGGCAAAGGACCGCGCGACAGGGACTACCGGCGGGGCGCCACGGTGCGTTTTGCAAAGAGCCTCGGCCCCAAGTACCTCGAACTCCAGATCGTCGATCTGGAGAACAAGCAGCAACCCGATTTTCGGATCAAGGAGTGGGAATGA
- a CDS encoding outer membrane protein assembly factor BamD: MIRRKTLAALSMSLAIAACGTTSKIPTLADLAQQKEPEVEPAAELPASRDRAIDAYRSFLADAPQTSPLRAEAMRRLADLRQETLDDSTSAAEVEISNQALNSERQAIITLYSDLLRRYPDNPRNPEAMYQLGRALEAAGERERALETLTRYARIYPNGSRYDEVQFRRGEILYAEQRYGEAENAYRAVVKAGPDSAFYDQALYKGGWSLFKQRRYDSALDLFTLVLDRRVTNDDIVLAELSRVERERVLDTLRVSSLSFSYQGGTSSMADYFGSRGPRPYEHLVYRTLGEQYLEKERFSDAAAAFEAFVDRHPLHREAPRIQLQVIAAFRAAGFPSRVLDAKRQFVARYGMDQPYWSRFTREQAPDIVAEVKAQLDELSRHYHAEAQSTKTAAAYQEAIRWYRKRLTYFPGEADSGSANFLLAELLFETRQYADAAQEYERTAYDYPAHGKAAEAGYAALLAHAAHEQTLPAAQRRVWQRRTLVSSERFVERFPEHPESPKVLARMAEQLFAAGDGTAASRAAQRLVERYPQTEPSLRRSAWLVIAHTAFDRTDYGQAETSYQQVLRLTAVQAKDRSELIDRLGATVYKQAEQLRMAGDLAGAATGFLRVAQVAPTSTIRPTAEYDAAAAYLEARQWVPAAQVLEAFRRNYPQHPLQAQVSEKLAVAYLEAGNRGAAAVEFTRIAGEHKDSGVRREAAWQAAELYEQEGAVGKALAAWARYVTDHARPVPEAIEARYRQLQLQHKQGDLQQVRALRNAIIRADRDAGKERTDRTRFLAAHARLALARDEQAVYASLRLTEPLKRSLQRKRQAMKGTLAALTAAAEYNVAAVTTEATFRSGEVYRQFAKALLGSERPGKLNAEEKEEYDLLLEEQAFPFEEKAIEVHAINTRRTLDGVYDEWVRNSYRRLAELMPVRYKKEERSVQAYVALD, from the coding sequence GTGATCCGGCGCAAGACGCTGGCCGCCCTCAGCATGTCATTGGCGATTGCCGCTTGCGGTACCACTTCCAAGATCCCCACCCTGGCCGATCTGGCACAGCAGAAAGAGCCGGAGGTGGAGCCTGCCGCGGAGTTGCCTGCCAGCCGTGATCGCGCCATCGATGCCTACCGGTCGTTTCTCGCCGACGCACCACAGACCTCACCGTTGCGTGCCGAGGCGATGCGACGACTTGCCGATCTGCGTCAGGAGACGCTGGACGATAGTACTTCGGCAGCGGAGGTGGAAATCAGTAATCAGGCGCTGAACAGCGAGCGCCAGGCGATCATCACCCTCTACAGCGACCTGCTGCGCCGCTATCCGGATAACCCCCGGAATCCCGAAGCGATGTATCAGCTGGGACGCGCCCTGGAGGCGGCAGGAGAGCGCGAACGCGCCCTTGAAACTCTGACGCGCTACGCACGGATTTATCCAAACGGCAGCCGCTACGATGAAGTGCAGTTCCGTCGCGGTGAGATCCTCTACGCCGAGCAACGTTACGGCGAGGCGGAGAACGCCTATCGCGCGGTCGTCAAAGCCGGTCCCGACTCCGCCTTCTACGATCAGGCGCTCTACAAAGGCGGCTGGTCGCTATTCAAACAGCGCCGCTATGACTCGGCGCTGGATCTTTTTACCCTCGTCCTGGATCGACGGGTAACCAATGACGATATCGTGCTGGCGGAACTGAGCCGGGTGGAACGTGAGCGCGTGCTCGATACGCTGCGGGTCAGTTCGCTGAGTTTCAGTTATCAGGGGGGCACGTCGAGCATGGCCGATTACTTTGGCAGTCGCGGCCCACGGCCCTATGAGCATCTGGTGTATCGAACGCTGGGCGAACAGTATCTGGAGAAAGAGCGTTTTAGCGATGCGGCGGCGGCCTTCGAGGCCTTTGTCGACCGGCATCCGCTGCACCGCGAAGCGCCGCGAATCCAGCTGCAGGTGATCGCGGCTTTCCGGGCGGCGGGATTTCCCAGCCGCGTGCTCGATGCCAAGCGCCAGTTCGTCGCGCGCTACGGTATGGATCAGCCCTACTGGAGCCGATTCACTCGTGAGCAGGCACCGGATATTGTTGCCGAGGTGAAGGCGCAACTGGATGAGCTATCCCGGCACTATCACGCCGAAGCCCAGAGCACGAAAACAGCGGCTGCCTACCAGGAAGCGATACGCTGGTATCGCAAACGTCTGACCTACTTTCCGGGCGAGGCGGACAGCGGCAGCGCCAATTTCCTGCTGGCCGAGCTACTGTTTGAAACCCGTCAGTACGCAGATGCGGCGCAGGAGTATGAGCGCACCGCTTACGATTACCCCGCGCACGGCAAGGCAGCCGAGGCAGGCTACGCCGCGCTGCTGGCCCACGCTGCGCACGAACAGACACTCCCTGCCGCACAGCGACGGGTGTGGCAACGGCGTACGTTGGTCAGCAGCGAACGTTTCGTGGAGCGCTTCCCCGAACACCCGGAGAGTCCCAAGGTGCTCGCCAGGATGGCTGAACAGCTGTTCGCGGCGGGCGATGGAACGGCGGCCAGCCGGGCTGCCCAGCGCCTGGTGGAGCGCTACCCGCAGACCGAACCTTCGTTGCGCCGCAGCGCCTGGCTGGTCATCGCACACACGGCCTTCGATCGCACCGATTACGGGCAGGCCGAGACCAGCTATCAGCAGGTGCTGCGCCTGACGGCCGTGCAGGCGAAGGATCGTTCCGAATTGATCGACCGGCTCGGCGCCACGGTCTACAAACAGGCCGAACAGCTGCGTATGGCGGGTGATCTCGCGGGGGCGGCGACGGGATTTCTGCGTGTGGCGCAGGTGGCACCGACCAGTACGATACGGCCCACTGCCGAATACGATGCCGCGGCCGCTTATCTGGAAGCCAGGCAGTGGGTTCCCGCCGCGCAGGTGCTCGAGGCGTTCCGCCGCAACTACCCGCAGCACCCGCTCCAGGCGCAGGTCAGCGAAAAGTTGGCGGTGGCCTATCTGGAGGCAGGCAATCGCGGCGCTGCGGCCGTGGAGTTCACGCGCATCGCCGGGGAGCACAAAGACAGCGGTGTGCGACGCGAGGCGGCGTGGCAAGCGGCCGAACTCTACGAGCAGGAAGGGGCGGTGGGTAAAGCACTCGCTGCCTGGGCGCGCTATGTGACCGATCACGCGCGTCCCGTTCCTGAAGCCATCGAGGCTCGCTACCGGCAACTGCAACTTCAGCACAAGCAGGGTGACCTGCAACAGGTGCGCGCGCTGCGCAATGCCATCATCAGGGCGGATCGTGACGCCGGAAAAGAGCGCACCGATCGCACCCGCTTTCTTGCCGCTCATGCACGCCTCGCATTGGCACGGGACGAACAGGCGGTCTACGCATCGCTGCGCCTCACCGAACCGCTCAAGCGCAGTCTGCAACGCAAACGCCAGGCCATGAAGGGGACGCTGGCGGCACTGACTGCCGCCGCGGAATACAACGTCGCTGCGGTGACCACCGAAGCGACCTTTCGCAGCGGCGAAGTGTATCGCCAGTTCGCCAAGGCGCTGCTTGGTTCCGAACGTCCCGGGAAACTCAATGCCGAAGAGAAAGAAGAGTACGACCTGCTGCTGGAAGAGCAGGCCTTCCCGTTCGAGGAGAAAGCGATCGAGGTTCATGCCATCAACACTCGTCGCACCCTGGATGGGGTCTACGACGAGTGGGTACGCAACAGTTACCGACGCCTGGCCGAATTGATGCCGGTTCGCTACAAAAAGGAGGAACGCAGTGTGCAAGCCTACGTGGCGCTGGATTGA
- a CDS encoding TonB family protein, whose amino-acid sequence MAFQDTLAELRQDPSVAKLEAGQRLSSAGQTARKTERSLVTSKVATGSGGINTAALSRDTGSTRLAARSIEQVKSPVKAESAGDARSAAKNKLAGRTDEEIQLIFDRNKTAIYNLYNRALRTNPSLQGKVVVKLTIAPNGQVTDIRVVSSELDDNDLERKLTLRIKRFDFGAKAVAGTTISYTMDFFPS is encoded by the coding sequence ATGGCGTTTCAGGATACCCTGGCGGAGTTGCGGCAGGATCCCTCTGTCGCAAAACTCGAGGCTGGGCAGCGGTTGAGTTCGGCGGGTCAAACGGCACGCAAGACGGAACGCTCGCTCGTTACTTCCAAAGTCGCAACGGGCAGCGGAGGTATAAATACCGCCGCGCTCAGCCGCGACACCGGCAGCACTCGGCTCGCTGCGCGCAGTATCGAGCAGGTGAAAAGCCCGGTTAAAGCGGAATCGGCAGGGGATGCGCGCTCCGCTGCCAAGAACAAACTGGCTGGCCGTACCGACGAGGAGATCCAGCTGATCTTCGATCGTAACAAGACGGCTATCTACAACCTTTACAATCGCGCTTTACGAACCAACCCCTCATTGCAAGGCAAGGTGGTGGTAAAACTCACCATTGCGCCGAATGGACAGGTGACCGATATCAGAGTGGTCAGCAGCGAACTGGACGACAATGATCTGGAACGCAAACTGACGCTACGTATCAAGCGGTTTGATTTTGGCGCCAAGGCGGTAGCCGGAACCACGATCAGCTATACGATGGACTTTTTCCCCTCCTGA
- a CDS encoding tetratricopeptide repeat protein — protein sequence MCKPTWRWIELVLLSLTLVACASAPPAGVDEPQSKVRPAAEPAVMMAHRLALSDLQAGRLAEAERGFLQLTQQHPLHRGPWLNLGIALTRLGKTEEAEHLFQQVVNRFPDFAEAHHELALLQRSSGRFAEARQSYAAAIAARPDFALAYRNLGLLCDLYLHDTSCALSNYQKFQQLILVNDKEVEQWIADLQRRVAAQQ from the coding sequence GTGTGCAAGCCTACGTGGCGCTGGATTGAACTGGTTTTACTGAGCCTCACGCTGGTGGCGTGTGCAAGCGCGCCACCGGCCGGCGTCGATGAACCTCAATCAAAGGTGCGCCCGGCGGCGGAACCCGCGGTAATGATGGCCCATCGGTTGGCGTTAAGTGATCTGCAGGCCGGTCGCCTCGCTGAAGCGGAACGCGGCTTCCTGCAATTGACCCAGCAACATCCCCTGCATCGCGGACCGTGGCTCAACCTCGGCATTGCGCTGACACGTCTGGGAAAAACAGAAGAGGCGGAACACCTGTTTCAACAAGTCGTTAACCGTTTTCCGGATTTCGCTGAAGCCCACCACGAGCTGGCGCTATTGCAACGCTCGTCGGGACGCTTCGCAGAGGCGCGCCAATCCTACGCTGCAGCTATTGCAGCGCGGCCCGATTTCGCGCTTGCCTACCGCAATTTAGGTCTGTTGTGTGACCTATATCTCCATGACACCAGTTGCGCTTTGTCAAACTATCAGAAATTTCAGCAGTTGATATTGGTCAACGACAAAGAGGTCGAGCAATGGATCGCGGATCTGCAGCGTCGCGTTGCGGCGCAACAATGA